Part of the Falco rusticolus isolate bFalRus1 chromosome 2, bFalRus1.pri, whole genome shotgun sequence genome is shown below.
GAGCCCTCCACTTGCTCCACTGCCAGGATTTACCATCACGTTCCAGAGACTATGAATTTGATGGTAAAGATGCTACTAGAGAGATTTGCCTGTAAAAGCAGGTGGCTTCACTGAGATTTCAGCACtaagaacatttcattttactcAACAGAATTTCAAAGACTGATTTTACGCTGGAGGAGATTCCATATCACAGGATAGCTTAACATCAGCCTCTGGAACTGCTGACAACCATAACAGGACAAAAGTAGGACCAGCTGCAATTAGTAGTGATTTAAGCCCAACAGGGAGCTACATGCTAGCACACCAATAAATATGTTGCAGAGCCTTAAGAAAGTCACAACAGGATCATTAAATATATGGCTTGTTACTAAACTTCGTTTTCTTGGCACatcccatttctttctccacCACATGCCATCACTACAGGGAAGATAATTTTCAATTAGAACGTTTTCCAGTTGTGGGCTATGtagacaaaagaaaattcagtggaaaaatacttatttctccCCTTCTTCACAACACCAGCCCTAGCACAAAAGCTGTTCATCCTGTCAGTGCATAAAAGAGCTCCACGGATTTCTATAGCACAAATGATGTGTGAAAGTGAAAAGACAGGTGGGACCTGTTATCCATACATCCATGAAAACTGCATCGTGCGattatgaaaaatcagaaatcattTATCCAAGACCCAATCTGAAAATGCTCAGTCATGGCATTAGTTGTCAGTGTACTTACTCCAACAACAGCAAGTTTTTCCACAGGAACAAGCCCTCTGTTGATAATGTTCTCCCCTACTGTAAAGCTGATGTATTTGTATAACTTTGTCACTTACTTTatctttcttaattaaaaaaaaaaaagtaatgttttgtCCTGCAATAAGGTGTCACAGAAGTTTTAGCCACCCACCCTAGAAGAAGCACTTCTGCCTCGTCAAACGTACTGCGTTACAAAAGAAACACTGACAAACCCCAGAACTAGTGCTACTTAGGACAAATGgcaattttttcattaattttagtAAGATTATCAACATCCTCCAAAGGTCTTGCTCTTGAGTGCACAAACATTATGAGACCTccatgaaataaatataaatgtgaaGCATTGTACAAGCATCTAACAATGAATACTTAACACTTTGTGGTAGTCAGAGTTAAAATGATAGTAGAAGCAGATGACGTTtctaaaaatgcatatataaaactgattaaatatttcctaaacATAAAGTTGTCTATATTTATACatcacacaacaaaaaaagggacagaaatgttttgtattCAAGATCCTtattaagctttttctttattagcaCTCCCAAGTGCTAGGGAAATTTATAAAAACATGTACTTAATCCAGTTAAAATACTGTACAAAATGAAGAGTTTATGAATGCTGCCAgatctcagatatttttttttttttaaagttgactATGTAACAAAAGTAGACTTTAATTATAAGAAAAATAGCTTGGAAAGTATTCCAAAAATTTTCTTAAGTCCAACAATAAAGTCATTAGTCTGACAATGAAATCCAGATATATTCTTGCATAAATTTACAGGAATACAGGTAACTTATCAAATGACATTTAATCTACTGTTTGCTTTGAATAGTCAGTGAGTTTAGTAGGATCGTATTTAACAGGCTATTCTGTTCCCATATGAAATGTGTGGCAATTTTGAGTAAAATAATGCAGTTCGTACTGCTGCAAGGCAAGTCCACAGTTATCTCAATTCATCAAAACACAGGTAACATCAACAAAGGTTAAACTTACTTAGGGCATGAGATCATCACAGTATTCTTACAAAAGTTTATAAACTTTTCTTGGACCAAAACAGATAGtcttaaaaaacaattattcttCTACAGATCATACtgtacaaaaccaaaagcacaaTATGATGTAAGTAAGAGTCTTTGCTGTGATTATATGGTGTAGTGAATTTGGCACTTCAGAGTAATGAAATTTCCAATGGCACAGTTCTTATCTACAGCAGCACATAACCTGCAAACCTTGGGCAAACATCCTGTACAGGAAAATACTCTGTCTGCTGCCAACTCTGAcgaaaggaagaaaaaagaaaaaaaaaaaaaaaaaaaaagacccaaaaaaAAGCTAGTGCATGCGCATAGCTTTgtcaagaaaattaaaaaggaaggtGAAGGACATCTTTGTACTGCTTTTCTCAGTTCCTGCTGTCAGACAAGTCTGGAGAATATAACCGTAGCctaggaagggaagaaaaaacaacaaaaagaacaaattaacaTTCACACCAAAAGATTAAACCTATTAAAATATGCTCAAACTAGCTTTAAGATAccttaaatgaggaaaaaaaatgtattcattaaTTGCTAGTTACCAGcaagttttttgtttaaaataacaatgGCAAAACATCAGTGCTCCACATGAAGTAACAGAAGTTGGTACGTGGCAATCCTAATGCACTGGTGCAAACCTGATTTTCAGACTAACTAAGGACTGGAAAGTGACTGAGTGTAATAGAGGCACTTCACATGCCAACACAGAAGACCACCCAGATTTTAAGCATCTCGACATCTCTTTTCCATTTAGCTGTTTCTCAGATTTATCATAAAAAGCACAGCTTACCTCCTACTACATCCTAGCCTGACACCCAACTGTGTGTGGTTGTCTTTACGCTGTGCTGAAAACTTTGGTTAGGTAATACACTGTCAAAGTTAAAATCTAATGTTTCTCCATCCATAAGGTCATTACGGATAATCGACTCCATGTCACAGTCCAACCGTTCAATTAACATGTCATCTAAGTCACTTGGAAGCTTCTCCTGGTGGAGGGAAACAATTCCCACCCTTCCGTAGCCATTGCAACTGTTAACAGGGCCGTACGGATTCATAGCATTCATCTGCATCGGGTGACTCATAGGCACTTGTAAAGAAGTCTTCACTGTCGACAAGCGATTTAGACCTGATGTATGTGACATGGTGTTCACTGTGTGTGACAAGGCACGACCATTAACTGCAGGTGTTGGCTGGTTATGTCCTTGGTGAGAGCGGGTGTTAGGGTTCATCATTTTGTTGTGGGACGGTTGACTGCCATAAGTTGGCATCACCGAGTTAGCAACCATCAGCACACTTTGGCCCAGtgccctgccaccagcctgggaaACACCACCGTCTACTGATGCCAAGATGTCATTGTGCGGCGGAGAATCAGAAGTCAGTAATTCCTTCAGAAGTCCTGCAGGACAGTTATATTGGCTCATCGATCCATAGCTTGATTTATTGTCTTGAAGAGTCTGCATAGGAATCTGTGGCAAAGAGTTCATGCTAGCCTGAGCATACGTAAATTTCCTGTAGTCTGGACTTGGTGAACCTATACTTGTGGTCGAGGATGCGAACGAGTAACCTGGTGTTTGCTGCATCAGGGTAGCAGATGAAGACTGGGTTGACACAGTCATTGACGTATTAGGTGACAAGAGATTAAGGTTATCCAAAAGATTTTCCATGTTCTCAGAATTACTCATCTCTGAAAGGCTAGGTAGAGTAGACGTCATTTTGGTGGCTGATGATGGGTATACCATGGAGTGCACGTCCCCATCTCCAAGATCATCTTGCTCTGGCAAAATAGGAGAAAGTCTTCCGCTAATTGTACTAGCATTAGAGCTAGTTCTAGGTCGAAATGTACTCCAGTTATCAAAGTCATCATTACTGTGAGAGCTGGGGCTTGCAGGCCACTTCGAGAACTGCGAACCGGGGCTGTCACCATTTCCCTCTTGACCAGACTGAAGGGATGCTTTTTTcttggcagctctgcctctgcttttagCAAACTTGCTGTTGTTATCCATGGATGCTGCTCGCCTCCTAGGAGATTTGCCACTCTTTCCTCCTTCAGGATTGAGCATCCACCAGGAACTCTTCCCTGTTCCCTCATTCTGCACTCTGATGAACTTGCTGTGCAGAGACAGGTTGTGACGGAttgaattctgaaaaacaaaataaggtgtaagaaatggagaaaacacGCCATCTTTTATGGCATACTAATATTTGTGTTTCCAAACACACTCTCCTTTTGTTACAAAACATAAAGGTAATCATGATATGGGAAAACATGCCAGCATGGAAACATCTTTTATCAGCTCACCGCTCAAAATTGGCTGAAATGAGCTTACAAGGAGCTGCCACGTCAATTTGTCTGTCATGTGGCCCAATCACATCTGACttaaaaagttaaatagaaTACCGAAGGAGCTGTTCCAAAATACAAATCCCTCATAAAGGAGACAAAATATACTAGAAGACCAAGAAGATGACTGAAGATCTCATTATCAGCTTCACTCTAATGAGTTGAACCTGATTacatgcagggtttttttattcttattattttatgcAAACTTCAGGAATACTAGATCCTGTTCGATGGTCCTTGTAATGGTTTCTCATCCTGCACATCCCTAAACCCCGCAAACATGCCAACCTGTGAGTATTGCCACTGAGCATCAGTGAGGTTTGTATTACTTGTTATCTGAGAAAACACATATGGAAAACCAGTTGAGGATTAAGTTCTAATTTTTATAAGTAAACATCACAAATTGCCTAAGAAATCATAAGGGAGAAAGTAatgcaaacagcacagacaaaattgcatttaaaaccTCAGTCATAAAAccatctttctctttcaaaatcaacattttaatatgcaaaaatGAGTCTTCTAATACCCGAGGGCACAAGATAACTTGTGCCAAGACTGACCAGAGGTACTGAAGCTTTTCATTATCTCCTCAGCCACTCAGTTCttaactacaaaaaaaaaaaaaagaagaagaaaaaaaattccaaaaatcCAAAATCCAAGCCCACAGGCTGACCTGTTCACAAGAGACTACCCTTTGCATTACGAAGCTGTAGATAAAcgtttttttcctcatgtaatTTTCTGCTGAGCACATGTAAAGAACTTTGTATCAACAGAAGAGCTGTCCTATATTTTGACGTAATTGCTAACAAAAGGCCACAAGTTCAAAGAACACTGAAATTGGCAGCCATAGGTGGTAGTAGGAGAGTGGGACAGTAGCACAGTCTACATGGGGACCCACGGTCTGTGCTAGGACAGCAATTCATGCAGAACGAGTGGGAGGGAACCCCAAAGCAACACATGAAATGGGTAAACCAGAAATTAGACCTCAGTAACAGAGAAACCAGCAAACCAGTAGCTGCCTTCCATTCCTAGTTGTTTTTAGCAagttgtttttctaaaaaacaaaaaatcgGGGGAGCAAAAATGGAAAGACTGTTTCCAGAAAGCAGTAGGTAAGGCTGATCTTGACCAGCAGGTCAGTACGCCAATTATCTCAAAACACTAAATGGCTGCCAGACCTACAAAAACCCTGTCTGTCTTTCCTGTCTTCCTACCTTTTCCCCTAATCTACCTTGAGTTTTTAACCTGACACCCAAGACCCACTACAGCACCAAACCATGAGGATGATACAGGTTGTGGAGCTTCGCTTGCCTTGCGAGGCAAACCACAGGACGAGGGACACAGCCACTGCTCTGGTCTctggctgcttttgctgtatttcctaACCTAGGGTGCTGCCTGTGACAGCAACATCTCCAGAAATGTCTTCCTTCACTCCTCTACCCTACCCATCCTCCTGCGCAGACCGGCTTTCTCAAAGATGCACGTCTTTCCCCACTGCCTATACATTCAGCTGACGGAAGAAAAGGAGCCAAGACCATAAGGAGGGCCTGTCAGGTGAAAACAGTCATCTCACAGGGCCTGACTCAAACCTGAGACAATGGTCTCAAATTCCGTGCAAGGGCCATGACACGTTGTGGACCACAGCAAGCCAACCAGCCAAAGCAGGCCCAGCCACCGGCAGAGCTCAACAGGGATAGCTATTCTGGGGCTGCAGAGACCTCCAGCAGATGAGGGCAGCAAGGAGGTGTGACAGGACTGTAACAACTCACAGGCAGCAGCGTCCTGAGACTACCCCCACGGGGgtccagcttcagcagcagaagaTGGCAGGACATGGCCTCACAGCAGCTCGCTGCTCAGGCAGCACAGCGAGGAGCCAAACCATGTGCCTCACCTCAGAAGCCTTTCCaacctctccttcccctccaaagAACCATCTAACAAATTATCCCAGTTAAACAAAACACCAGCAACAACTTGAGCATTTCCTTACtcaattttgaaagaaagccATTCTCATACTAACTCAGTAACGCAGGACTGTATCTCTTCACTGCAGGTAACCCTGCAAACAAAATCTCAGCCTCTATCTATAGGGTGCTGGGGAAGGCcctgacattttattttcaccGGGTGCAGGCAGCATGACAGACGGGCAAGCCTGGGATCCACCTCCGGAGTGGCCCACAGCCACTGGGGCTGGCTGAGAAGTCCCACCAGGCTGGCTGGGCCCAGCCCCCTGTTGTCACCCCGGGGCCACCACTGGACGCCCCGGCTGACACAAGTCCAGCTCCAGAAATGTCGCAAGAAAATCATTCTGCGCCTCTGTTGATTAGAAAACCTCCTGCGCCAGTCCATttctttactgtattttgtaaacATACCCAGCTGGCTCGGGCTTACTGCTTACTATCAAAATAGGCATATCAGACACACAAAAACATCAGGCAAGGAAAATATCGTGCTAAGGCTCAGTTCCCTCTTCTCTGCAACAGAAgtgttaaatatttaagaaaatgctgctaTTCCTTAGTCATCAAAAATGTTATAATCTGGTATTTTTGTACTGAGGACATCTGAGGTCGCTCTTTGAGTAACAGAGCTGTCTCCTAACTCTgccagtaatgaaaaaaaaattttcctaaCAGGAAAAGGTTTGTGGCCCAGAGCTTGTTACATAAATTCCTGTTTTTCACGCAGCCAGCAGGACATTAAAGAAGCTATGATTTACTAACTTGGAAAAAGTGTTGAAGAGGTAAATCTTGTGAAAATATGCACTGCTGTTAATGATGTTGTGTCTACAAATCTTTGCCAGACGCAAACATGACCTGATAAAAAAGTATAGTTTCAGCAGTGGATCTTGGCAGCCGGAGGAGCAGCGCGGCTGTCAGCGGCCGGAGTGCTCAGTGGCACCGCCGGCACCGGCACGCTGCAAGACACCGTTGGCCGCAGCTTTCAGCAAGACTTCAAAGCAAAGCTTCCCAAAAC
Proteins encoded:
- the FOXO1 gene encoding forkhead box protein O1, with the protein product MAEAPQLVDIDPDFEPLPRPRSCTWPLPRPEFNPPSSATSSPAPSCGGQPEGAAGAAAGAGAAASGALSADFISNLSLLEESEDFAPLPPAAAPPEAAACRCGDFPAPEAGCRLHPPGPPPVPPVPPPVAGLSPGPVAGQPRKSSSSRRNAWGNLSYADLITKAIESSPEKRLTLSQIYEWMVKSVPYFKDKGDSNSSAGWKNSIRHNLSLHSKFIRVQNEGTGKSSWWMLNPEGGKSGKSPRRRAASMDNNSKFAKSRGRAAKKKASLQSGQEGNGDSPGSQFSKWPASPSSHSNDDFDNWSTFRPRTSSNASTISGRLSPILPEQDDLGDGDVHSMVYPSSATKMTSTLPSLSEMSNSENMENLLDNLNLLSPNTSMTVSTQSSSATLMQQTPGYSFASSTTSIGSPSPDYRKFTYAQASMNSLPQIPMQTLQDNKSSYGSMSQYNCPAGLLKELLTSDSPPHNDILASVDGGVSQAGGRALGQSVLMVANSVMPTYGSQPSHNKMMNPNTRSHQGHNQPTPAVNGRALSHTVNTMSHTSGLNRLSTVKTSLQVPMSHPMQMNAMNPYGPVNSCNGYGRVGIVSLHQEKLPSDLDDMLIERLDCDMESIIRNDLMDGETLDFNFDSVLPNQSFQHSVKTTTHSWVSG